Proteins encoded within one genomic window of Halodesulfurarchaeum formicicum:
- a CDS encoding guanosine monophosphate reductase has translation MDTLRTGLSYDDVLLVPHRSPVDSRDEVDLSTNLTPSIELENPLLSAPMDTVTEAETAIELSRIGGFGTIHRFLSIEEQLAEVRAVRAAGERVGAAVGISEDYLERAEQTIEAGAVAVMVDVAHGHLERALDAVSDIEREFPDVDLIAGNVATAEGVQDLAAAGADAVKVGIGPGSHCTTRVVAGAGVPQLTAVSDAAEAAADLDVRIIADGGIRNSGDATKALLAGADTVMMGRFFAAMKESPGEIVEVDGEQYTRSRGMATTAANDARTDKENSEPTADEGVEALTPLAGPLAEVTTEFLAGIRSGLSYVGAATIPAARDRAEFIQVAPGARRREGAHFDHDWENPTVE, from the coding sequence ATGGATACGCTACGCACCGGACTCTCCTATGACGACGTCTTGCTCGTGCCACATCGTTCGCCAGTGGACAGCCGCGATGAGGTCGACCTCTCGACCAACCTCACACCGTCGATCGAGCTCGAAAATCCGCTTTTGAGCGCGCCGATGGACACGGTGACCGAGGCCGAGACCGCGATCGAACTTTCCCGAATCGGTGGATTCGGTACGATCCATCGGTTCCTCTCGATCGAGGAGCAACTCGCGGAAGTCAGGGCTGTGCGGGCGGCCGGCGAACGGGTCGGGGCCGCAGTCGGAATCAGCGAGGACTACCTGGAGCGGGCCGAGCAGACGATCGAAGCCGGCGCGGTCGCCGTCATGGTCGACGTGGCCCACGGACACCTCGAACGGGCCCTCGATGCCGTCTCGGACATCGAACGGGAGTTTCCCGACGTGGATTTGATCGCCGGGAACGTCGCGACTGCTGAGGGGGTCCAGGACCTGGCTGCAGCCGGTGCGGACGCGGTCAAAGTCGGCATCGGACCTGGCTCACATTGCACGACCCGAGTGGTCGCCGGGGCCGGAGTGCCACAGCTCACCGCCGTCTCTGATGCCGCCGAAGCCGCGGCGGACCTGGATGTCCGGATCATCGCCGACGGCGGCATCCGGAACTCGGGGGACGCGACGAAGGCACTCCTGGCCGGCGCGGACACCGTGATGATGGGTCGGTTCTTCGCGGCGATGAAAGAGTCGCCCGGCGAGATCGTCGAGGTGGACGGCGAACAGTACACACGCTCCCGTGGAATGGCGACCACGGCCGCGAACGACGCTCGCACCGACAAGGAAAACAGCGAGCCGACCGCCGACGAGGGCGTCGAGGCGCTGACGCCGCTTGCTGGCCCACTGGCCGAGGTGACGACGGAGTTCCTCGCAGGTATCCGCTCGGGGCTGAGTTACGTGGGCGCAGCGACGATTCCTGCGGCCAGGGATCGCGCCGAATTCATCCAGGTCGCACCGGGGGCCCGACGCCGAGAGGGCGCCCACTTCGATCACGACTGGGAGAACCCGACGGTGGAGTGA